The following proteins come from a genomic window of Hyla sarda isolate aHylSar1 unplaced genomic scaffold, aHylSar1.hap1 scaffold_80, whole genome shotgun sequence:
- the LOC130346718 gene encoding uncharacterized protein LOC130346718 produces MIPVLTLHCHVPLPLVSNLSKTPVAVHKTNVASTGSPYKSFKSSQQGNKPKDLTKQCPLHKKPHHLMNCRAFREKSLGDRKEFLKENNICFRCCTTTSHFARNCKVSVTCTEHNTALHPEPPSQVSSQAEEHDRKQIDTDTTVVTSPCTNICKGLAGEKSCSKICLVRVYPADFRDKMIKVYAILDDQSNRSLAKSAFFNTFNIVGPGSPYFLRTCAGTVETAGRKATGYKVESIDGQTCLSLPTILEFNHIPDNWSEIPTPEAAAHNPHLKRIAHLIPELDSEAPIVLLLGRDIL; encoded by the coding sequence ATGATCCCAGTTTTGACTTTACACTGTCATGTCCCACTACCCCTGGTGTCAAACCTTTCTAAAACACCAGTGGCAGTCCACAAAACTAATGTTGCTTCCACAGGTTCTCCTTACAAGTCGTTCAAGTCTTCTCAACAAGGGAACAAACCCAAAGATCTTACCAAACAATGCCCCCTGCACAAGAAACCACATCATCTAATGAATTGCAGAGCCTTCAGGGAGAAGTCTTTAGGGGACCGCAAAGAATTCCTCAAAGAGAACAACATCTGCTTCAGGTGCTGCACTACAACATCGCACTTCGCCAGGAACTGTAAGGTCAGTGTGACATGCACAGAACACAACACGGCTTTACACCCTGAACCACCCTCTCAGGTGTCATCCCAAGCAGAGGAGCATGACAGAAAGCAGATAGACACTGACACCACAGTAGTCACTTCTCCGTGTACAAATATCTGTAAAGGACTTGCAGGAGAGAAGTCTTGCTCAAAAATCTGCCTTGTCAGAGTTTACCCAGCCGATTTTCGAGATAAGATGATCAAGGTATATGCAATCTTAGATGACCAAAGCAACAGGTCTTTAGCTAAATCCGCCTTCTTCAACACCTTCAACATTGTAGGGCCCGGTTCTCCCTATTTCTTAAGAACATGTGCAGGCACTGTTGAGACAGCGGGGAGGAAGGCAACTGGGTACAAGGTAGAGTCCATAGATGGTCAGACCTGCTTGTCTCTGCCAACCATACTGGAGTTCAATCACATTCCTGACAACTGGTCTGAGATACCTACACCTGAGGCAGCAGCACACAACCCCCACCTGAAGCGTATAGCTCACCTGATACCGGAGCTGGACTCAGAAGCCCCGATAGTCCTACTCCTTGGAAGAGACATACTATGA